From Puniceibacterium sp. IMCC21224, a single genomic window includes:
- a CDS encoding AAA family ATPase: MKPSTKPESRGPLPPYFNIDPDLALSHLGAPATTAAFGEMARACTAGREDLASRGLEADGRRSLRLFSTWEITRYLIPVATGHFRRVLKQNPDLPQGESETAGGAKWFTLDEVLRLRAHFGTEGSKAKEYLPYRPKGQPAKMVAVANFKGGVGKTSTAAHLAMSAALDGYKVLVIDLDSQGSMTSIFGGKVADEWQTVFPLLARHYALHLRSENQRRMDRGDPPQPLDDTLSEALEIKAQSLVQKTHWPNIDLIGAQLNLYWAEFQIPVWRMAGRGWKLWDALTDSLAADGILDDYDIVFLDTPPALGYLTINGLAAADILLVPLGASFLEFDSTGRFFDMLHSTFGSIEEAENMAARALGRDGLSFQWDAVRAVVTRYDGAQQAELAALMQAYLGQTLSPHRQDFTALIGQAGEQVQGIYEADYRDFNRETYVRGRETFDATYAAFKQLLIGAWRRDALADQAAPSAAE, from the coding sequence ATGAAGCCATCCACAAAACCCGAAAGCCGGGGCCCCCTGCCCCCCTATTTCAACATCGATCCCGATCTGGCCCTGTCCCATCTGGGTGCCCCCGCCACCACTGCCGCCTTTGGAGAGATGGCCCGTGCCTGCACTGCGGGCCGCGAGGATCTGGCCAGCCGGGGTCTTGAGGCTGATGGCCGCCGGTCGCTGCGGTTGTTTTCCACCTGGGAGATCACCCGCTATCTGATCCCGGTCGCCACCGGACATTTCCGCCGGGTGCTAAAGCAGAACCCCGATCTGCCGCAGGGCGAATCCGAAACCGCAGGTGGGGCCAAGTGGTTCACCCTCGACGAGGTGCTGCGCCTGCGAGCGCATTTCGGCACCGAGGGATCCAAGGCCAAGGAATACCTGCCCTACCGGCCCAAAGGTCAGCCCGCGAAGATGGTCGCCGTGGCCAACTTCAAGGGCGGCGTTGGCAAGACCAGCACGGCGGCGCATCTGGCAATGTCCGCAGCACTCGACGGCTACAAGGTACTGGTGATTGATCTCGACTCTCAGGGTTCGATGACCTCGATCTTTGGTGGCAAGGTCGCGGATGAATGGCAAACGGTATTCCCGCTGCTGGCGCGGCATTACGCGCTGCACCTGCGCAGCGAAAACCAGCGCCGCATGGATCGCGGGGATCCGCCGCAGCCGCTGGATGATACGTTGTCCGAGGCGCTTGAGATCAAGGCGCAGTCCCTTGTTCAAAAAACCCACTGGCCCAACATCGATCTGATCGGCGCGCAGCTAAATCTGTATTGGGCCGAATTCCAGATCCCGGTCTGGCGCATGGCCGGGCGGGGATGGAAGCTCTGGGATGCGCTGACCGACAGCCTCGCTGCTGATGGCATTCTGGACGACTATGATATCGTGTTCCTCGATACGCCCCCCGCGCTGGGATACCTGACGATCAACGGGCTGGCCGCCGCCGACATTCTGCTGGTGCCGCTGGGTGCGTCGTTCCTGGAATTTGACAGCACCGGTCGGTTCTTTGACATGCTGCATTCCACCTTTGGCTCCATCGAAGAGGCCGAAAATATGGCCGCACGCGCCCTGGGGCGCGACGGGCTGTCGTTCCAGTGGGATGCGGTGCGCGCGGTGGTGACGCGCTATGACGGCGCACAGCAGGCGGAACTGGCAGCACTCATGCAAGCCTATCTGGGGCAGACGCTGTCGCCGCACCGGCAGGATTTCACCGCCCTGATCGGTCAGGCCGGGGAACAGGTGCAGGGCATCTACGAGGCGGATTACCGCGATTTCAACCGCGAGACCTATGTGCGCGGCCGCGAGACCTTTGACGCCACCTATGCCGCGTTCAAGCAGTTGCTGATCGGGGCCTGGCGCCGCGACGCGCTGGCCGATCAAGCCGCCCCGTCGGCAGCAGAATGA
- a CDS encoding ParB N-terminal domain-containing protein — MAKRKRLTPPNPVWRDEPAGALPGPFAAPRNAPIADVARDAAGSAAFDELAETLARARAEGRMLLPLALDLVQLDYLVRDRLVVNDEDMAALKDSLRARGQQTPIEVADLGEGHPGGRYGLISGWRRCQALRQLHAETGEARFATVLALLRRPEQSSDAYQAMVEENEIRVGLSYYERARIVVKSVDQGVFGSEKQALQQLFQSASRPKRSKIGSFLGIVRALDGSLRYPEAIAERAGLALSHALEADPGLAARLRRVLESDPAPDVAAEQAVLSAALAPRGKPEAGIVAPASAPVVATPAVSASPDPAPDPAPLSHPDVQVGDGPDGSLMLRGSGVTPALRAALERWLARGDW, encoded by the coding sequence ATGGCCAAACGCAAACGCCTGACGCCGCCCAATCCGGTCTGGCGGGACGAACCTGCGGGTGCGCTGCCCGGCCCTTTTGCCGCGCCGCGCAATGCTCCCATTGCTGATGTGGCGCGCGATGCGGCGGGATCGGCCGCCTTTGATGAGCTGGCCGAAACGCTGGCCCGCGCTCGCGCCGAGGGGCGGATGCTGCTGCCACTGGCGCTGGATCTGGTGCAGCTCGATTATCTGGTGCGGGACCGGCTGGTGGTCAATGATGAGGACATGGCCGCCCTCAAGGACAGCCTGCGCGCCCGTGGCCAGCAGACCCCGATCGAGGTTGCCGATCTGGGAGAGGGACACCCCGGCGGGCGCTATGGCCTGATCTCGGGCTGGCGGCGCTGTCAGGCGTTGCGGCAGTTGCACGCCGAGACGGGTGAGGCGCGGTTTGCCACCGTGCTGGCACTGCTGCGGCGGCCGGAACAATCCTCGGACGCCTATCAGGCGATGGTCGAGGAAAACGAGATCCGCGTTGGGCTGAGCTATTACGAGCGCGCCCGGATCGTGGTGAAATCCGTCGATCAGGGTGTGTTCGGCTCGGAAAAGCAGGCTTTGCAACAGCTCTTTCAGTCGGCGTCGCGGCCCAAGCGGTCCAAGATTGGCAGCTTTCTGGGAATTGTGCGGGCGCTGGATGGCAGCCTGCGCTACCCCGAGGCGATTGCCGAACGCGCGGGCCTTGCGTTGTCCCATGCGCTTGAGGCGGATCCGGGGCTGGCTGCGCGGTTGCGTCGGGTGCTGGAAAGCGACCCGGCCCCGGATGTTGCCGCAGAACAGGCGGTGCTGAGCGCCGCACTGGCCCCCAGAGGCAAACCCGAGGCTGGTATCGTGGCCCCCGCTTCAGCGCCGGTGGTAGCGACACCTGCGGTCTCTGCGTCACCGGATCCTGCGCCAGACCCTGCCCCGCTGTCACATCCCGACGTTCAGGTTGGGGACGGGCCGGATGGCTCCCTGATGCTGCGCGGTTCCGGGGTCACTCCGGCACTGCGTGCAGCACTGGAACGCTGGCTGGCACGGGGCGACTGGTAG
- a CDS encoding replication initiator protein A: MTGSDVIAGGGGGLLPDRHPTADFFVCDIFGASPKDDLGSMEHPIFSLSTRPDRRVLNYEHNGAEVEVTPSVKGRATIHDKDILIYCVSQLMAALNAGRALSRTLHLKAHDLLVATNRDTSGDAYTRLKEAFERLAGTRITTNLATGGFETTRGFGLIEGWEIVRRSRGGRMISVTVTLSDWLFRAVLAKSVLTLSRDYFRLRKPLERRIYELARKHCGRQPEWRVSVATLHKKSGSASPLRVFRAALRRMITDALLPDYTMSEDPGDLMRFTRQAARAPEVGAPALSSAVLDQARTLVPGRDVYALEAAWRAWWADRGRKRLSDPDAAFLGWVRAQAAR, encoded by the coding sequence ATGACCGGATCAGATGTGATCGCGGGTGGCGGAGGTGGGTTGTTGCCCGACCGGCACCCGACGGCAGATTTCTTTGTATGCGATATCTTCGGGGCGAGCCCCAAGGATGATCTGGGCAGTATGGAGCATCCGATCTTTTCGCTCAGCACGCGCCCTGATCGTCGGGTGCTGAATTACGAACATAACGGTGCCGAGGTCGAGGTTACGCCATCGGTCAAGGGGCGCGCCACAATCCACGACAAGGACATTCTGATCTACTGCGTCAGCCAGCTGATGGCGGCGCTGAACGCGGGCCGCGCGCTGAGCCGCACATTGCACCTCAAGGCGCATGATCTGCTGGTCGCCACCAATCGCGACACCAGCGGCGATGCTTACACCCGCCTCAAGGAAGCATTTGAACGGCTGGCCGGCACGCGTATCACCACCAACCTTGCCACCGGTGGCTTTGAGACCACGCGCGGTTTCGGCCTGATCGAGGGCTGGGAGATCGTGCGGCGCTCGCGCGGCGGGCGGATGATCTCGGTGACGGTGACGCTGTCGGACTGGTTGTTCCGCGCGGTTCTGGCCAAGTCGGTGCTGACGCTGAGCCGGGATTATTTCCGCCTGCGCAAGCCGCTTGAGCGGCGGATCTACGAGTTGGCGCGCAAGCATTGTGGCCGCCAGCCGGAATGGCGGGTCAGCGTGGCAACCTTGCACAAGAAATCCGGGTCAGCGTCGCCGCTGCGGGTGTTTCGCGCCGCCCTGCGCCGGATGATCACGGATGCGCTGCTGCCAGATTATACAATGAGCGAGGATCCCGGGGATCTGATGCGCTTTACCCGGCAGGCGGCGCGGGCTCCAGAGGTTGGGGCGCCGGCGCTGTCATCTGCGGTGCTGGATCAGGCCCGCACCTTGGTGCCGGGCCGGGATGTCTATGCACTTGAGGCGGCGTGGCGCGCCTGGTGGGCTGACAGGGGGCGCAAGCGACTGTCGGATCCGGATGCGGCGTTCCTGGGGTGGGTGCGCGCGCAAGCCGCGCGATAG